A single window of Meiothermus sp. DNA harbors:
- a CDS encoding cytochrome c biogenesis CcdA family protein, which produces MSLTAAFLAGILSFLSPCVLPLVPTYLLYLGGERGRPLFNAFFFVGGFSLVFLLLGLPFTLLGGLLAENRQGLSQVGGVVMVLFGLYMLGLKPKWGVNLRYQGDTGRPWGAFVLGLVLGLGWTPCIGPILGGILTLTAAGGGVGFLLSYILGLAIPFLLVALFADRVRPVLRRAARFSRWAEVTAGVVLVAIGVLMLTGTFTQLNSFFLKITPEWLLNLEKNLIGQ; this is translated from the coding sequence ATGAGCTTGACCGCTGCCTTCTTGGCCGGGATTCTTTCTTTTCTGTCTCCTTGCGTGTTGCCGCTGGTGCCTACCTATCTGCTCTATTTGGGCGGCGAGCGGGGGCGGCCTCTGTTCAACGCCTTCTTCTTTGTGGGGGGTTTTTCGCTGGTGTTTTTGTTGTTGGGGTTGCCCTTCACCCTTCTGGGCGGGCTGTTGGCGGAAAACCGGCAAGGGCTAAGCCAGGTGGGCGGGGTGGTGATGGTGCTGTTTGGGCTCTACATGCTGGGCTTGAAGCCCAAATGGGGGGTGAACCTGCGCTACCAGGGGGATACCGGCCGGCCTTGGGGGGCCTTTGTGCTGGGCCTGGTTTTGGGGTTGGGTTGGACGCCTTGCATTGGCCCGATTCTGGGCGGCATTCTAACCCTCACGGCGGCAGGAGGGGGGGTTGGCTTTTTGTTGTCCTACATCCTGGGCCTGGCCATTCCCTTTTTGCTGGTGGCCCTTTTTGCCGACCGGGTTCGCCCGGTTTTGCGCCGGGCAGCTCGGTTTTCCCGCTGGGCCGAGGTGACGGCCGGGGTGGTGCTGGTGGCCATTGGGGTGTTGATGCTGACCGGCACCTTTACCCAACTCAACAGCTTTTTCCTCAAAATCACGCCCGAGTGGCTGCTGAACCTCGAGAAAAACCTAATCGGCCAGTAA
- a CDS encoding cell wall metabolism sensor histidine kinase WalK — MRENLEYQREQRIRTILEAIPDDLMLVDTAGNIREYKAGKSASHLPMDRFLGTTLGELFNQSLANLLQRAIGEVLDTEQAQVIEFNLEGRDFEARIVPMESDMALILFRDITLELEAERLKSEFIAAVSHELKTPLASILGFSELLLDHSYSPAELQEFLENIQHSSLRLKDMVNNLLDTSRLEAGRFSISRQPVDLQLTLAQTARSFAGVAKLSQIQFVWEFDPLPIIEADPERIGQVVGNLLSNAFKFCPRQGTVWLRARPHGGVLLEVEDTGPGIPLAEQGHLFQRYSRTQSAISRGIVGTGLGLFISRAIVEAHHGRIWVESEEGRGAKFCVWLPLQ; from the coding sequence ATGCGGGAAAATTTGGAATATCAGCGTGAACAGCGTATTCGCACCATTCTGGAGGCGATTCCCGACGATTTGATGCTCGTGGATACAGCAGGCAACATCCGCGAGTACAAAGCGGGTAAAAGCGCCTCCCATCTGCCCATGGATCGCTTTTTGGGCACTACCTTGGGCGAGCTATTTAACCAAAGCCTGGCCAACCTGCTCCAGCGCGCCATTGGCGAGGTTCTGGACACCGAGCAGGCCCAGGTGATTGAGTTCAACCTGGAGGGGCGCGACTTCGAGGCCCGCATCGTCCCGATGGAAAGCGACATGGCCCTGATTCTTTTTCGGGATATCACGCTGGAGCTCGAGGCCGAGCGGCTAAAGTCGGAGTTCATCGCCGCGGTTTCGCACGAGCTCAAAACCCCGCTGGCCTCCATTCTGGGGTTCAGCGAGCTGCTCCTAGACCATAGTTATAGCCCCGCCGAACTCCAGGAGTTTTTAGAGAACATCCAGCACAGCAGTTTGCGGCTGAAGGATATGGTCAACAACCTGCTGGACACCTCCCGCCTGGAAGCCGGGCGGTTCAGCATCAGCAGACAGCCGGTAGACTTACAGCTTACCCTGGCCCAGACCGCCCGTAGCTTTGCCGGGGTGGCCAAGCTCAGCCAAATTCAGTTTGTCTGGGAGTTTGACCCCCTCCCTATCATTGAGGCCGACCCGGAGCGCATCGGGCAGGTGGTGGGCAACCTCCTTTCCAACGCCTTCAAGTTTTGCCCCCGGCAAGGCACCGTCTGGCTGCGGGCCAGGCCCCATGGGGGGGTGCTGCTCGAGGTCGAGGACACCGGCCCCGGCATCCCGCTGGCCGAGCAGGGACACCTATTCCAGCGCTACAGCCGCACCCAGAGCGCCATCTCGAGGGGCATTGTGGGTACCGGCCTGGGGCTTTTCATCTCCAGGGCCATCGTCGAGGCCCATCACGGGCGCATCTGGGTGGAGTCGGAGGAGGGCCGGGGCGCAAAGTTCTGTGTGTGGCTGCCGCTCCAGTAG
- a CDS encoding thiamine diphosphokinase, which yields MRPFTILLGGSVVPTERLKAQVAGSRVIAADSGMIHAGPLGLQAELWVGDFDSASAELQQTYAQVPREEHPVSKDFTDGELAIAAALARGADRLFLVGAMGGQTDQTLAHLLLGIRLTRQGIPTLLSSGLEEAHPLLPGSLQLDLPYGSRLSLLPLGGFVGLSLRGVRWPLEGAEVPLGSTRTLSNVALGSVEIGLEAGYGVLVAYPEPATL from the coding sequence ATGCGCCCCTTCACCATCCTGCTCGGCGGCTCGGTTGTCCCCACCGAAAGGCTCAAAGCCCAGGTGGCCGGGAGCCGGGTCATTGCGGCAGATAGCGGCATGATACACGCCGGGCCGCTGGGGCTCCAGGCCGAGTTGTGGGTGGGGGACTTCGACTCGGCCTCTGCGGAACTCCAGCAGACCTATGCCCAGGTGCCGCGCGAGGAGCATCCGGTAAGCAAAGACTTTACCGATGGGGAGCTGGCCATCGCAGCGGCCCTGGCCAGGGGGGCCGACCGGCTCTTTTTGGTGGGGGCCATGGGCGGCCAGACCGATCAGACCCTGGCCCATCTGCTGCTGGGTATCCGGCTGACACGCCAGGGTATTCCTACCCTGCTCAGCTCGGGCCTCGAGGAGGCCCACCCCCTGCTACCGGGCTCCTTGCAACTGGATCTGCCGTACGGTAGCAGGCTAAGTTTGCTGCCGCTGGGCGGTTTTGTGGGTCTGAGCCTCCGGGGAGTTCGCTGGCCCCTCGAGGGCGCCGAGGTGCCCCTGGGCAGCACCCGCACCCTTTCCAATGTGGCTTTGGGGTCGGTGGAGATAGGGCTCGAGGCTGGCTACGGTGTACTAGTTGCCTACCCCGAACCCGCCACTTTGTGA
- a CDS encoding ABC transporter ATP-binding protein: MLRLVGLRKSYPGFALSVSLEVPAGQTLALLGPSGSGKSTLLRLVAGLEAPDAGEIWLDQTELTPLTPEARRVGFVFQDYALFPHLTVFENIAFGLREARWSEARVQERVAELLDMTHLTPHARKRPDQLSGGERQRVALARALAPRPRVLLLDEPLGALDLKLRQELLLELRAILRQTVVPTIVVTHDQSEAFVIAHQVTLLRDGTLVQQGAPEQLFNRPKNPWVATFLGHRNLLSAEQSRQMGLPARPHLLPQEAIALGQGEEAQVLERIFKGFTVALELAWRGQKLYLEGQELGLYPGDIVRIGIDWSKVVAMEEEDNEGEPWQPVDAVTPNARP, translated from the coding sequence ATGCTGCGCCTGGTGGGTCTGCGTAAAAGCTACCCAGGGTTTGCGCTCTCGGTCTCGCTCGAGGTTCCCGCGGGGCAAACCCTGGCGCTACTGGGGCCCTCGGGCAGTGGCAAAAGCACCCTCCTGCGGCTGGTGGCGGGCCTGGAAGCGCCCGATGCCGGGGAGATCTGGCTAGACCAAACCGAGCTGACCCCCCTAACGCCTGAGGCCCGGCGGGTGGGCTTTGTGTTTCAGGATTACGCGCTGTTTCCGCACCTTACGGTCTTCGAAAACATCGCCTTTGGCCTGCGCGAGGCGCGGTGGAGCGAGGCCAGGGTGCAAGAGCGCGTGGCCGAGCTGCTGGATATGACCCACCTCACCCCACACGCCCGCAAACGCCCGGATCAGCTCTCGGGCGGCGAACGCCAGCGGGTCGCTTTGGCCCGGGCGCTGGCCCCCCGGCCCCGGGTGCTGCTCCTGGACGAACCCCTGGGGGCGCTGGACTTGAAGCTGCGCCAGGAGCTGCTGCTGGAGCTACGGGCCATTTTGCGCCAGACCGTCGTGCCAACCATCGTGGTAACGCATGACCAGTCCGAGGCTTTTGTAATTGCTCATCAAGTGACCCTACTGCGAGACGGCACCCTCGTGCAACAGGGGGCCCCCGAACAGCTTTTCAACCGACCCAAGAACCCCTGGGTTGCCACCTTTCTGGGCCACCGCAACCTGCTCTCCGCCGAACAAAGCCGCCAGATGGGCCTGCCTGCCCGCCCGCACCTCCTGCCGCAGGAGGCCATTGCCCTGGGCCAGGGGGAGGAAGCACAGGTGCTCGAGCGCATTTTCAAGGGCTTTACGGTGGCCCTGGAGCTGGCCTGGCGGGGCCAAAAGCTCTACCTGGAGGGCCAGGAACTCGGGCTCTACCCCGGCGACATAGTCCGCATCGGGATAGACTGGTCGAAGGTCGTTGCAATGGAGGAAGAAGACAACGAAGGTGAACCCTGGCAACCCGTAGACGCCGTGACCCCAAACGCAAGACCTTAG